The sequence GCGGTTGCCACCGCGGTGGGTGGAATTTACCTGTGGCGGTTCTGGACGGTTCGAGAGCTCACTGCGCCACTCGATGTGCGTCGCGACAACACCACTGATACGTCCAGAGCTGCCGAAGAAGTGGCGCGCTCCCTGTTGTTGCCTTGGGTGCCGGCTGGTCCTGGGGGAGTGATCTATTCACGTGCTCTTCGCTACTTGCGTCGTGATTCGCGCGTGATGGGAACCCTGGTGATAATACCAATTGTTGCGGGAGTGTTTATCATCCAGGGCTTCATTATTGACACAAATATGCTGTATTTCGGTGCGGTGGTGATTAGCCTGTTCGTTGCATCTACTGCAATCAATGATTTTGGCTACGATGGTCCGGGCATTGCGTCCTATTCGCTGGCTGCCGTGCCCGCGCGCACAGTCGTGTTTGCTCGACATTTGGCATCCATCACAGTTCCAGTGTTCTTCGCCATCGTCTTCAACGTGGCGCTAGTAGTGATCATGGACAACACGGCATTAGCTGCGGTTGTGGCAGTGGTATGTCTCGGCCTTGCCTTGTCTTCATGCGCGCTCGCAGTGGTGTTGTCTGCTTTCAACCCGTACCCGATGTCGCGGCCCGGTACTAACCCGTGGTCCGATAAGTCGGGCAACAACGCTGCTGCCTATGTGTCTGTGTTTGCCACATTGCTGGTCAGCTGGATTCCTGTAGCCCCTGGTGCTGCGTTGGCAGCAATCGGGTGGGGTTCGTCGATCAGCGTGGTGTCGGCCGGAGTCGTGCTCGTACTGGCACTACCCGCAGCACTTTACGCCGGTGCGATCATTCTTGCTTCACGACGCTACGCTACCCACTTCCCGGAAATCTTCGCCAAGGTGGGGCACTGGATCAATTAAGGAGGCCTAGCGCGACCCCGTTGTGGCCCGGTCCCCGGCCCCGATTTTGTTGAGGGTGGAAGTCACACTGTGGAAGTTTGCGTGTTTGTGACTCCGAAGCCAGCGACACGCTTAAAGCTGCATTGTGACTTCCACACTCAGTAATTCTGGCAGCGTGATTCGAGGTAGCGAGTGCGAAAAGTTACGTCTAGCACATACAAAACCCCGGCTCCTCCTTACAGAGGGACCCGGGGTAATTATAGGGAGAAAGCTGTTACTTCTCGCTGGCTGCTGTAGAACCGGAGCGGTCTACGCGGGTGGTGTGAGCGTTAGGAGCCTTGGTGGAATCGATGCCGGCGAAGGTACCGGCAGTCTTCCCCGCGGAGTCCAGTTCACGCAAGTGTGCAACGCGTGCGGGATCAATGTTCAGTGCGCGCAGCTGGGAATCAGTCAGCTTTGCGTAATCACCAGACAGGGTTTTCTGGTCATAATCCCAGTCCTTTTCCTGGTAGCCGACAGGCTGGTTGACACCTGTCAGCGTGCGTACTTGAGATAGCTGCGGGCGCAGCGCAAACAGGATCAGGCCGATCGCGATCAGTGCTGCAATGACGATGAGCCAGAGGGTTTCCACGTGACCTCGGTGGTTGCCGAAGTGGTAAGCCACAAGGACGATCACCGAGATCCAGCCGGCGATCTGGATCGTCTTCGGGCTCAGCTCCGACCAGCCCCACTTTGCTGATGGAACGTCTTGCTCAGAGACGCCGTTATACACCTCGTAGGTCTTCTCATGGGACGTAGCCATGTGTTCTCCTTGTCATTCACAGTTAAAAGCAGTGCAGTACGCCACGGTTAAAGCACGGTTAAAGCACAGTGAAACCAGCATACGACATGCACTGATACCTGGCTTCTATCTTTGCATACGAAACAGGCATAACGTGAGTTGTCACCCCCTAAATGTTTCATACTTTCGCTTGACGGTTTTTGGGTGTCACAATGGGGACGTGAGCATGAAGAAAAAGATTGTGATCCTGGGGTCTACTGGCTCGATTGGCACACAGGCCATCGAGGTTGTCGAGGCGAATCCAGACCGATTTGAGGTTGTGGGAATTAGTGCTGCGGGTTCTAACCCAAACCTGGTGGTTCAGCAGGCGCGCGCCTTGCGGCTGAGCGCTGAACAAGTGGCAGTTGCCAAGCCGGAAGCTGCGCGTCAGGTCAGCCAGGAACTGGGGGGCACTGTCTTGTCCGGGGAGGAGGCGGCACGTTTGCTCGTCGATAAGCACCGTGCGGATACCGTGCTGAACGGGCTGGTCGGTTCGATGGGTTTGGCTGCCACGCTGGCCACGCTGAAGACGGGCGTAACGCTTGCGCTGGCAAATAAAGAGTCGTTGGTGGCGGGCGGCACGTTCGTGACGTCTCAGGCGCAGCCGGGACAGATCGTGCCGGTGGACTCTGAGCATTCTGCGATGGCGCAGTGCCTGCGTGCCGGGCGTGCCGACGAAGTGGCGCGCTACGTGCTCACTGCATCTGGCGGGCCGTTTCGGGGGCAGACCCGTGAGCAGATGTGGGACGTCACTCCCGAGCAGGCGGCCGCGCATCCGACGTGGTCGATGGGGCAGATGAATACGCTGAACTCGGCAACCATGGTGAACAAGGGCCTTGAGCTGATTGAGGCCACCTTGCTGTTCAACGTGGCCCCTGAGCTGATTGATGTGACCGTGCATCCGCAGTCCATCATCCACTCAGCCGTGACCTTCGTCGATGGCAGTACCATTGCTCAGGCTAGCCCGCCGAGTATGAAGCTACCGATCAGCCACGCCTTGGCTTGGCCACGTCGCGTTGCTGATGCCCAGCCTGCGCTCGACTTCAGCCAGTCGCATGACTGGCGCTTCGAACCACTTGACGACGAAGCCTTCCCCGCTGTCCAGCTGGCACGCGATGTGGCAACTCAAGGGGGTACGTTCCCTGCGGTGTACAACGCGGCGAACGAAGAGGCCGCAGCGGCATTTCTGGGTGGTCGGATCCGTTTTCCTCAGATTGTGGATGTGGTCGCCGAGATAGTTGGTGGGGCTGCCGATTTTGCGGTTCCGGCAACATCGTTCGAAGATGTTGTGACTGTAGAAGACGAAGCTCGTCGTCGCGCTAACGCGCTAATCGACGAAATCGCCGACTAAAAGGCCTGGTAAGAAAGGGGCTCACCCACGGTGGGGTCTTATATTTTGGGTGTTGTCCTGTTTGCTTTGGGCATCGCCGTCACCATTGCGTTGCATGAGCTAGGCCACCTGTTGGCTGCCCGGAGCTTTGGCATGCGCGTGCGCCGCTACTTCATTGGTTTTGGCCCTACAGTGTGGTCTACCACAAAGGGGCATACAGAATACGGTGTTGCTGCGTTACCGTTTGGCGGGTTTTGTGACATTGCGGGAATGACCGCCCAGGACCCAGTCACTGCAGAAGAGGCGCCACATGCCATGGTGAATAAGCCGTGGTGGCAGCGTGTCATTGTGCTTTCTGGTGGCGTTCTGATGAACCTATTTTTGGGGTTTATCATCCTGTACTTCGTGGCGGTGAGTGCTGGTATCCCTAACCCGTACGCGGACCGCACACCCACAGTAGGCGAAGTAGCGTGTGTATCCGATCAGATCGACGAAGAAACACTTGCGGATTGTTCAGGTTCCGGCCCCGCCGGTGAGGCAGGTGTGCAGGTCGGAGACAAGCTCGTTTCGGTCGATGGCCACCAGTTGGAACACTTCACGGATCTGAGGGATTATGTGATGCTGCGCCCCGGGGAAATAGTGGAGCTGACAGTGGACCGAGGTGGGCAGGAGTTGACGCTGCCGATCAACGTGGAGCCGGTGAAGCGTTTAAACGCCCAAGGCGAGATGGTCGATGCAGGGGCGATCGGCCTAGTCAATGCACCAGTTAAGGATCCGATCCGCCAGTTTGGCCCGCTTGAGGCTGTCCCCGCGTCGTTAACGTTTTCAGCGCAAACAATAGAAGCCACATTCCACGCGCTCCTCGAATTCCCAGCGAAGATCCCAGGTGTGGTGGCTGCAGTTTTTGGCGCTGAACGCGACGTTGAGGACCCGATGAGCGTGGTGGGTGCGTCGATGGCCGGCGGCGAGTTGGTGGAGCGCTCTTTGTGGAGCGTGTTTTGGATGCTGCTGGCTAACCTGAATTTCTTTCTCGCCATGTTCAACTTGGTGCCCCTCCCGCCATTAGATGGTGGACACATTGCTGTGGTGCTATATGAGAAGGTTCGCGATTTTTTCCGTGGCCTGCGTCGGCTGCCACCGGGACCGCCGGCAAACTATGAGAAGCTCATGCCACTGACTTTTGTCATGGCGGCGACATTGCTCACCATTGGTGTGATTGTGATCGTCGCGGATGTGGTGAATCCGATTAGGCTGTTCGGGTAATTGACACCAGTGCTAATCTGGTGGGCAGCGCTACCGCTAGTTCGTCGTGATTGAGGAGAATGATGACTTCACCCATCGGCCTTGGAATGCCGGAAGGCCCAGCCCCCACGCTCGCCCCACGCCGCAAGACCCGCCAATTGTCCGTTGGTGGGGTAGGGGTTGGCTCTGACCATCCGGTGACCGTGCAGTCGATGACCACGACGAAGACTAATGACATCAACTCCACACTGCAGCAGATCGCGCAGTTGACCACCGCAGGCTGCGATATAGTACGCGTGGCGTGCCCCAAGACCGTCGATGCTGAGGCATTGCCCATCATCGCGAAAAAGTCTCCGATCCCCGTGATCGCTGATATTCACTTCCAGCCGAAATATATTTTTTCTGCGATCGACGCCGGATGCGCTGCCGTGCGCGTGAATCCGGGCAATATCAAGGAATTTGACGGCCGTGTGAAAGAAGTTGCGAAGGCAGCCGGAGATGCGGGTATCCCCATCCGTATCGGAGTCAACGGCGGTTCGCTGGATAAGCGGCTTTTGGCAAAGTATGGCAAGGCTACTCCCGAGGCACTGGTTGAGTCCGCGATTTGGGAGGCGGGCCTGTTCGAGGAGCATGGCTTCGGCGATATCGCGATCTCGGTGAAACACTCGGACCCGGTGTTGATGGTGGAGGCCTATCGCCAGCTGGCTGCGCAAACAGACTACCCGCTACACCTCGGCGTTACAGAGGCCGGCCCGAAGTTCCTCGGCACCATTAAGTCTTCGGTGGCGTTTGGTGCGCTGCTGAGCCAGGGTATCGGCGATACTATTCGCGTGTCTTTGTCGGCCGACCCGATAGAGGAGATCAAGGTAGGCGACCAAATCTTGCAGTCGCTGAACCTGCGCGAGCGTGGCTTGGAGATCGTGTCGTGCCCATCGTGTGGTCGCGCACAGGTGGACGTGTTCACCTTAGCGGAGAATGTCACCGCTGGTTTGGAGGATCTGGAATACCCGCTGCGGGTGGCTGTGATGGGCTGTGTTGTCAACGGCCCAGGGGAGGCGCGCGACGCTGACCTCGGCGTGGCATCTGGCAATGGTAAAGGCCAGATCTTTGTCAAGGGTGAGGTCGTGAAGACGGTTCCAGAAGCAGAAATCGTCGAGACGCTCATTGCGATGGCCCACCAGATCGCTGAGGAAGAAGGCCTAGAAGAGAAGTCGGGAAACAAGGTGGAAGTCAAGGTTACTCGCTAGACTTTCTTCGACTAGGAAGTGGCAGCATTGACCGTTCGGTCGGTGCTGTTATTTTTTGGGCATGAAACGCATCTGGGTGCTGCTCACCGTGATCCTCCTTGGTGCCAGCTTCGTCGCATGTACGCCGAAACCGAACTCGGCCGAGCCCACTGCTCAAGAATTTATAGATGCGCTGGCTCGCCATGATACGGATGCCATCGCCGCGCTTGTCGACGACTCCGCCGCGGCGACCGGAACAATTGATGCGACGTTTTCTGGTTTGCAGGCCGAGGGCCTCACAACAGAACTGACAGGTGTAGAACAGGATGAGAACCTCGCAACTGCGCATTTTTCTCTGCGGTGGCAGCTGCCCCGCCAGCGCGAGCTTGCCTATGACACGTCGATGATTCTCACTCAGACTGACGAGGAGTGGACGGTGCGGTGGCAGCCGTCGGTGCTGCACCCGTCGTTGGGTGCGCATCAGCACTTAGAGCTGCGCCCGGTGCAGGCGGAGAAAGCATCGGTGATTTCATCGGATGGTGTGGAACTGCTGAAGCCCGGTGTGGCCTACAGGTTGTTGGTGGATACCGATGCGATGCGCCGGGCGCCGGAGACAGCGCATGCGATCTCGACAGCGCTGGCTGAGGCACACGATCGCGACGGTGCCGTGCCCACCCGTAAGGCCGGCCAGCTTACCGTGGAGCTGGAGAACGCGGCCGGGGTTTACTCCGTTGCGATGATCCCCCAGGCGCAGGGGCCTGCGGTGGCTGAGGCTCTTGCTGGTGAGCCCGGCGTGCGCCTCAACGAGGAGGCTGCCATGGTAAACGCTGATCCAACATTTGCTCCGGATATCATGGCACGGGTCGGCCGCATTGTAGGCGATGACCTCGACGGCGCGAACGGGTGGCGTGTGGCCAAGGTCAACCAGGAAGGTGCGGCGATGGAGGATGTGGAATTCCACGAACCTGACCCGGCGCCAGCAGTGCGGATCAGCCTGGATCACAACTTACAACGCGCAGCTGAAGCGGCGCTGGAACCCGTTGCCGGGCAGCAAGCGGTGATCGTAGCGGTGCGCCCGTCGACCGGCCAGATCCTCGCTATTGCGCAGACACCAGCCGCAGATCGCGAGGGCAATATTGGTTTGATGGGGCAGTATCCGCCGGGCTCGGTATTCAAGATCATTACGGCTGCTGCCGGGCTTGAACGCCAGGGCTTATCGACGTCCGCTATCGTGCCGTGCCCGGGCACTATGGACATCTACGGCCGTGTGGTGACGAATTATGCAGGCTTCTCATTGGGCAGCGTGCCACTGCAGCGTGCCTTTGCCAATTCTTGTAACACCACGTTTGCGGATATGTCGACCAAGTTGGAGCCGGGAGAGCTGCAGGAAGTGGGCAAGCAGTTTGGGCTGGGAGTGGACTATGACATTCCTGGATTAGATACTATGACGGGATCCATCCCAGAAGGTGTGACCCCTCTGGAGCGCACGGAGGCCGGCTACGGCCAGGGTTATGATCTGTCCAGCCCGTTTGGTCTTGCCATGGTGGCAGCCACAGCCGCCAACGGTGTCACCCCCGTCCCATACTTGATCGAAGGCCAGGAGACCGTGGTGAACGAACAAGTGCCCCCATTGAGCCCGGACACTATCGAGGGTGTGCGGCAAATGATGCGCTCGGTGGTCACTGAGGGTACCGCCCGGGGAATGAGCGCGGGCGGAGAAATCCACGGCAAAACTGGTGAAGCGGAGATCAACGAGGGTTCGCACTCATGGTTTGCGGGATACCGGGATGATATAGCCTTTGCAACACTTGTTGTGTTAGGTGGTGGATCGGAGGCCGCTGTTGCGGTAACGGATCGAATGCTGATCAACTACGACCAGGCTGTTCACCCTGCGTAGTCTTCGTCGATGAGCGAGGACTAGCATTGTTCATATGATTGAACGTGCAATGTTGACCCCAGGAAAAGCCACTCCGATCCGCGAGGTGCCCAAGCACATCGAACGGCCAGAGTATGTGTGGAAGGACACCGTCCAAGAGAACGTAGGTGAGCCTTTTGTTCAGACGCCGGAGGTAATCGAGGCGATGCGTGAGACATCGAAGATTGCTGCCAACGCTTTGGCACTTGCTGGGGAAGCGGTGGAGCCAGGCAAGACCACCGACGAGATAGATGCGATTGCCCACGAATACATGCTGGACCACGGTGCTTATCCGTCGTGCTTGGGCTATCGTGGCTACACCAAGTCCACGTGCATCTCGCTCAATGAGATTGTCTGCCACGGCATTCCCGATACCACGGTGATCCAGGACGGTGACATCGTCAACATCGACGTGACCGCCTACAAAAATAGCGTCCACGGTGACACTAACGCAACCTTCCTAGCTGGCAATGTGAGCGAAGAACACCGCCTGCTGGTGGAGCGCACCCGTGAAGCCACCATGCGTGGCATCAAGGTGGCCAAGCCGGGCCGCCAGGTCAATGTGATCGGGCGTGTGATCGAGTCTTATGCCAAACGTTTTGGTTACAACGTGGTCACCGACTTTACAGGCCACGGTGTGGGCCCGACATTCCACAATGGGCTGGTAGTCCTGCACTATGATTCTGATGCCTATACGGACGTGCTAGAGCCTGGTATGACGCTGACGGTTGAGCCGATGATCAACCTTGGCGAGCTACCGTACCGCGTGTGGGATGACGGCTGGACTGTCCAGAACCTGGATGGCAAGTTCACCGCACAGTTTGAGCACACGTTAGTGATTACCGAAGACGGTAATGAGGTTTTGACGCTTCCCGACGACGAGTTCACCTCGCCCTGGGAGTAAAAGAACAAAAGTTAGCCCCCGTTGAACTCAAGTTCAACGGGGGCTTCACTCGGAGGCTAGACTCTGTGCGCTTAGCCTGTGATTAGAACTGGATAGCGTGAGGGATGATGCCCTGGAAGACGGCGTAGTTATAAGCAGCAATGACGCCACCCAGTGCTGCTGCGATCGCAGCCCAGTTAGCAGCATCGCGCCAGATGCGAGACCACTGTGGGTTCTTGGTGTCGTCAACGGAGGAGCCCAGCAGGTCTAGAGCGTTGGCGTGCTGGTCTGCGCCGGTCACCTTGCCAAGCTCGGCAAGGTTAGGATTCTTCGAGGACAAGCCGGCAGTGGCGGCCGCAGACAGCTTATCCGCATCTGCATCGCCTGGCTGGGAGGAGCCAGAGGACAGCACTGGGTTGGTAGAACCGTTCTCACCAGGCTTGCCGTCATTTTCTGGGGCGGTGACGGCTTTCTCAGGTTGCTCTGACGGCTCCTGC comes from Corynebacterium cystitidis and encodes:
- a CDS encoding DUF2631 domain-containing protein produces the protein MATSHEKTYEVYNGVSEQDVPSAKWGWSELSPKTIQIAGWISVIVLVAYHFGNHRGHVETLWLIVIAALIAIGLILFALRPQLSQVRTLTGVNQPVGYQEKDWDYDQKTLSGDYAKLTDSQLRALNIDPARVAHLRELDSAGKTAGTFAGIDSTKAPNAHTTRVDRSGSTAASEK
- the dxr gene encoding 1-deoxy-D-xylulose-5-phosphate reductoisomerase; the protein is MKKKIVILGSTGSIGTQAIEVVEANPDRFEVVGISAAGSNPNLVVQQARALRLSAEQVAVAKPEAARQVSQELGGTVLSGEEAARLLVDKHRADTVLNGLVGSMGLAATLATLKTGVTLALANKESLVAGGTFVTSQAQPGQIVPVDSEHSAMAQCLRAGRADEVARYVLTASGGPFRGQTREQMWDVTPEQAAAHPTWSMGQMNTLNSATMVNKGLELIEATLLFNVAPELIDVTVHPQSIIHSAVTFVDGSTIAQASPPSMKLPISHALAWPRRVADAQPALDFSQSHDWRFEPLDDEAFPAVQLARDVATQGGTFPAVYNAANEEAAAAFLGGRIRFPQIVDVVAEIVGGAADFAVPATSFEDVVTVEDEARRRANALIDEIAD
- a CDS encoding M50 family metallopeptidase — encoded protein: MGSYILGVVLFALGIAVTIALHELGHLLAARSFGMRVRRYFIGFGPTVWSTTKGHTEYGVAALPFGGFCDIAGMTAQDPVTAEEAPHAMVNKPWWQRVIVLSGGVLMNLFLGFIILYFVAVSAGIPNPYADRTPTVGEVACVSDQIDEETLADCSGSGPAGEAGVQVGDKLVSVDGHQLEHFTDLRDYVMLRPGEIVELTVDRGGQELTLPINVEPVKRLNAQGEMVDAGAIGLVNAPVKDPIRQFGPLEAVPASLTFSAQTIEATFHALLEFPAKIPGVVAAVFGAERDVEDPMSVVGASMAGGELVERSLWSVFWMLLANLNFFLAMFNLVPLPPLDGGHIAVVLYEKVRDFFRGLRRLPPGPPANYEKLMPLTFVMAATLLTIGVIVIVADVVNPIRLFG
- the ispG gene encoding flavodoxin-dependent (E)-4-hydroxy-3-methylbut-2-enyl-diphosphate synthase, with translation MTSPIGLGMPEGPAPTLAPRRKTRQLSVGGVGVGSDHPVTVQSMTTTKTNDINSTLQQIAQLTTAGCDIVRVACPKTVDAEALPIIAKKSPIPVIADIHFQPKYIFSAIDAGCAAVRVNPGNIKEFDGRVKEVAKAAGDAGIPIRIGVNGGSLDKRLLAKYGKATPEALVESAIWEAGLFEEHGFGDIAISVKHSDPVLMVEAYRQLAAQTDYPLHLGVTEAGPKFLGTIKSSVAFGALLSQGIGDTIRVSLSADPIEEIKVGDQILQSLNLRERGLEIVSCPSCGRAQVDVFTLAENVTAGLEDLEYPLRVAVMGCVVNGPGEARDADLGVASGNGKGQIFVKGEVVKTVPEAEIVETLIAMAHQIAEEEGLEEKSGNKVEVKVTR
- a CDS encoding penicillin-binding transpeptidase domain-containing protein, which codes for MKRIWVLLTVILLGASFVACTPKPNSAEPTAQEFIDALARHDTDAIAALVDDSAAATGTIDATFSGLQAEGLTTELTGVEQDENLATAHFSLRWQLPRQRELAYDTSMILTQTDEEWTVRWQPSVLHPSLGAHQHLELRPVQAEKASVISSDGVELLKPGVAYRLLVDTDAMRRAPETAHAISTALAEAHDRDGAVPTRKAGQLTVELENAAGVYSVAMIPQAQGPAVAEALAGEPGVRLNEEAAMVNADPTFAPDIMARVGRIVGDDLDGANGWRVAKVNQEGAAMEDVEFHEPDPAPAVRISLDHNLQRAAEAALEPVAGQQAVIVAVRPSTGQILAIAQTPAADREGNIGLMGQYPPGSVFKIITAAAGLERQGLSTSAIVPCPGTMDIYGRVVTNYAGFSLGSVPLQRAFANSCNTTFADMSTKLEPGELQEVGKQFGLGVDYDIPGLDTMTGSIPEGVTPLERTEAGYGQGYDLSSPFGLAMVAATAANGVTPVPYLIEGQETVVNEQVPPLSPDTIEGVRQMMRSVVTEGTARGMSAGGEIHGKTGEAEINEGSHSWFAGYRDDIAFATLVVLGGGSEAAVAVTDRMLINYDQAVHPA
- the map gene encoding type I methionyl aminopeptidase; the protein is MIERAMLTPGKATPIREVPKHIERPEYVWKDTVQENVGEPFVQTPEVIEAMRETSKIAANALALAGEAVEPGKTTDEIDAIAHEYMLDHGAYPSCLGYRGYTKSTCISLNEIVCHGIPDTTVIQDGDIVNIDVTAYKNSVHGDTNATFLAGNVSEEHRLLVERTREATMRGIKVAKPGRQVNVIGRVIESYAKRFGYNVVTDFTGHGVGPTFHNGLVVLHYDSDAYTDVLEPGMTLTVEPMINLGELPYRVWDDGWTVQNLDGKFTAQFEHTLVITEDGNEVLTLPDDEFTSPWE